The genomic region ATAGGTGCGTTCACGGACGGTTTCCAAGCCCGGAATGGCACGTGCGCGGAAGAAGGCCAGAAGATAGTCGGCATCAAAGGGTTGGCGGGCACGCAGACGTAAAATCAAATCATCATTGCGCGCAGCAAACGGATCATCCGACCCCGGCTTTTCCGGGCTCAGAGTTTTGACACCGCGCCGAAAGGCCGTCGGTGCCTGCCCATAGGCCTGTTTCATCGCATCGTTGAAACGCCGCAAACTGCCAAAACCGGCGATATCGGCGATTTCGGTCATGGTCAGGTTGCTATCGACAATCAACTGCCGCGCCCGCAACAGACGGCGTGCTTTGGCGTGTTCTTGCGGCGTGACACCGGTATGTTCCTTGAAGATGCGCCGCAAATGCCGGTCCCCGACACCAAGCCGGTCGGCCAGATCGGTGATCGAGCCATTTTCAAGCACGCCCTGATCAATCAGGCGCACCGCACGGGCGACCGTGGCATGCACACCGGCACTTGCCGGGCTGCCCGGCGCGGCTTCGGGGCGGCAGCGCAGGCATGGGCGAAAACCATGGGCAATTGCGGCCTCGGCACTGGGATAGAATTCCACATTGTCGCGCTTGGGCGTGACCGCCGGGCAAATCGGGCGACAGAAAATCCCGGTGGTCCGAACCGCGGTATAAAACCGCCCGTCAAACCGACGGTCCCGGGTTTTGAGTGCCTGATAGCAAATATCGTTATTGAGCTGTTCCATGCCGCGCAGTTTAGCAGAACTGCACGATAAAACTCGCCAGATTCGGACTCAGACGTTTAAAACCTTTTTGAGAATACAATTAATCACACTTCAACTTTTGCGTTTAATGATTAAATACTCAACAAACAAGTATTGTCCCCAAATGGGGATATTTTCGCGTCGTCAAAAAAGCGAATGAAGAAACCCGCGGCACATTTTGTTGCTTTTAAACCACGGGTGCAAGCCGACCAGAACTCTGGAACAGGGCAACGGCACTGCGAGAGGAAATGTCATGAAACGTATTTCGGTGAAGCTACCGACGATCATTGCAGGCCTGATCCTGCTGACGGCACTGAGCGCTGGCGGAATTTTATCCTTTGAACTTTGGGTCACCCAGAAAACCGAGGTGCAGAACAAGCTTCTGGCGCTTACGGATGCACGCAAAGAGTCGATCCAGTCCTACCTGACATCGATTGAAGAAGACCTGATCATCGAGGCAGACAGTGGCTTTACCCGAGATGCACTAAACGCTTTTTCCCGAAGCTGGGAACAGCTGGATGGTAACCCGATGGCCACCCTGCAAAATCTTTACATCACCGAAAACAGCCACCCGCTTGGCGAAAAGCATCTGCTGACCGATGCCGGGGATGGATCGGACTGGAGCCAGGCCCACCGGACCTATCACCCGCATTTCCGCGAGTTTCTTGAACTCAAAGGCTATTACGACATCTTCCTGATCCGTGCCGACGGGGAGCTTGTCTATTCCGTCTTCAAGGAGGCGGACTTTGCCACCAACGTCAAAACAGGCGAATGGGCGGAGACCGATCTGGGCCGGGTATTTCGCGATACACTGGCGCTGAATTCCCCCAAGGACATCGCCTTTACCGATTTCAGCCCCTATGCACCCAGTGCTGATGCCCCGGCCAGTTTCATCGCCCATCAAGTCCGGTCTGAAGCAGGGGAATTGCTTGGTGTGATTGCCTTCCAGATGCCGATTTCACGCATCAACAGCATCATGAATGCATCGGTTGGTATGGGCGAAAGTGGTGAAACATATATCGTGGGTGAAGACGGATTGATGCGGAGTGACTCCCGGTTTTCCGAAGAAAGCACGATCCTTAAAACCCGTGTGAACGAGGATGCAACCCGCGATGCATTGGCGGGCAATAGTGGCATTCACGAAATTGTTGATTACCGCGGCGTGCCGGTCATTTCGGCCTATATGCCGATCCAGTTTAATGGCGTCGATTGGATTGTTCTGGGCGAGATTGACACTGCCGAGGCATTTGCCCCTGTTTATCGCGCCCTGATGATTGCGGCGGTGATTGTCGGCCTTTTGGCAGTTCTTGGCATCGCGGCGAGTATCCTCTTTGCCCGTTCGGTGACCCAACCGATCAAAAAAATTGTCGGCAATCTTGGCACCCTTGCCGATGGCAAACTTGATACCGAAGTCTTTGGCACCGATCGTCCCGACGAGATTGGCGATATCGCCAAGGCAACGGAAGTCTTTAAAAAGAACATGATCCGCGCCAAGGAACTTGAAGCCGAAGCAGAGCAAGCCAAGGTGCAGGCCGCCAAAGAAAAGCGCGAACAAATGAACAAGTTGGCCGATGCGTTTCAGGACAATGTCGGCACGATTGTCAAAGTTGTGGCATCTGCGGCAACCGAACTGGAAGCAACCGCCCAAGGCCTTACCGCGATCATGGAACAGACCAATGCACAGGCAACGTCTGTGTCAAATGCGTCTGGCCTTGCCAGTACAAATGTCGAAACGGTGGCATCTGCCTGCGAAGAGATGGCCGCATCCATTCGCGAAATCAGCGCGCAGGTCCAGAACGCAACGAATATAACCACCCGGGCCACAGAAACGGCAAGCTCCACCCGCGAAACGGCAAACGGGCTTGCGGGTGCTGTACGCGAAATTTCCAGCGTGGTGGAACTGATTCAGGACATTGCCGAGCAAACCAATCTTCTGGCCCTGAACGCCACCATTGAGGCAGCACGCGCAGGGGATGCCGGCAAGGGGTTTGTCGTTGTCGCACAGGAAGTCAAAAATCTGGCCAACCAGACGGCGCGTGCGACCGAAAACATCACCGCCCAGATCGAAAAAGTACAGGGCATTACCAACACAATGGTCACCGCGGTTGATGAAATCAGCGATGTCATTGAAAACAACAAGCAAAGCTCGACGGTGATTTCAGCAGCAGTTGAACAGCAGGACGCCGCCACGAACGAGATTAGCCATAACATCGCACTGGCCGCCAACGGCACACAGGAAGTGACCAATGCGATTGGCGATGTCACCAAGGCGGCAAACGAAGGAAGCCATTCCGCGACCCAGGTCCTGGCCAGCGCGCAAGAGCTTTCAAAATCGGCCGCCCGCCTTGGCAAAGAAGTCGACAGTTTCATCGCAACGGTTCGCGCCGCCTGATCAAACTGCCCGAAAATACTAAAACGCGCCCCGCTTAAAGGTGGGCCGCGTTTTTTGTGCGTTTAGGGCTTTGCGTCGGGCCTAGTTCAGCGGGATGTCGTTATCAGATTTGCTGTCCTGATATTGGGACGACAACCGGTCATATTCATCTGAAATTGCCTTGGCGCGTGTCACATAGGCGGCCTTCTGATCTTCCGGCAGCTCCGCAACCATGGCCATCATCGAATGGCTATCCCAGAAGGCATTGGATTTGTTGTATTCGCCGTCCTCAAGGGTGAAGACCTCCTCCATGATTTTCAGATCATGGGGAATGGCAAAGGCATCACGGGAATCTTCATACGAGAAGAAATAATAGAAATTATCAAACCCGGCCCAGGTGATGGCCGACAGGCACATGGAGCACGGCTCATGCGTTGAAAGAAAAATCAGCTCCGATGTTGCCGGGCGCTGATCTGCGGGGATTTCATAGAACCGCTTCAGGCAATGGACCTCGCCATGCCACAGCGGATTTTCGGTTTCATTGTTGGTTTCGGCAATGACCAGCGAAAGGTCATCCTTGCGCAGGATCGCCGCACCAAACAGTTTGTTGCCGCCCGATACGCCGGCACGGGTTTTGGGCAGAATGTCGTCCTCCAGCACGGAAAACAGGCGGGCGAGGATATTCTGATCAGCGTTGGTATCGGTCATGTTGGCGGTCCCGGATGGCGGTGATTCTAAATGTTGCCATTTCATCGCGTCCGGGCCGCCAAGCCAACCTGTTTTTCATATCAACAGGCGCTAAACTGCCTATCGATACGCTTTACAATCAAAGACCGCGCAATATGCCATCATTATCAGGCATCTGGCGTCTTTCCGGCGGAACCGGAATATAGAAATCACGATCAAGCAAGGTGGTGATCGCAATCAGCGTCGGGGATTTTTGATCCCGTACCTTGGTGATCAGCGCATGATCAACCGGGGCCATTTCGCGGATTTTGATGACTTCGAAAATCGGACCGTTGGGTGTAGCGAGTTTGAACTGGTCGCCGACCGCGACCGGACCATGGGACTGATGGGCCATTTGGATCTTCCCGTGAGAGTATGGATGTTTGCTCCGCACGACCTGCCCGTGTCCCGTATTACCCGGGTGTTTTGTTGTATGCGACAGATCGCGCTTGACCACACTGTTGCAGAGCTATCCGGCAATTCTGTGACAGAAATAGGATATTTGCGCTCGATTTGCGATTTTCTGCCGGTTTGACCATCACAAAACAAAAAACACCCCGCCAAATCCGGACGGGGTGTTTTCAAATGCAGGTGGTCCAGGACA from Thalassospira indica harbors:
- a CDS encoding methyl-accepting chemotaxis protein, whose protein sequence is MKRISVKLPTIIAGLILLTALSAGGILSFELWVTQKTEVQNKLLALTDARKESIQSYLTSIEEDLIIEADSGFTRDALNAFSRSWEQLDGNPMATLQNLYITENSHPLGEKHLLTDAGDGSDWSQAHRTYHPHFREFLELKGYYDIFLIRADGELVYSVFKEADFATNVKTGEWAETDLGRVFRDTLALNSPKDIAFTDFSPYAPSADAPASFIAHQVRSEAGELLGVIAFQMPISRINSIMNASVGMGESGETYIVGEDGLMRSDSRFSEESTILKTRVNEDATRDALAGNSGIHEIVDYRGVPVISAYMPIQFNGVDWIVLGEIDTAEAFAPVYRALMIAAVIVGLLAVLGIAASILFARSVTQPIKKIVGNLGTLADGKLDTEVFGTDRPDEIGDIAKATEVFKKNMIRAKELEAEAEQAKVQAAKEKREQMNKLADAFQDNVGTIVKVVASAATELEATAQGLTAIMEQTNAQATSVSNASGLASTNVETVASACEEMAASIREISAQVQNATNITTRATETASSTRETANGLAGAVREISSVVELIQDIAEQTNLLALNATIEAARAGDAGKGFVVVAQEVKNLANQTARATENITAQIEKVQGITNTMVTAVDEISDVIENNKQSSTVISAAVEQQDAATNEISHNIALAANGTQEVTNAIGDVTKAANEGSHSATQVLASAQELSKSAARLGKEVDSFIATVRAA
- a CDS encoding nucleoside deaminase: MTDTNADQNILARLFSVLEDDILPKTRAGVSGGNKLFGAAILRKDDLSLVIAETNNETENPLWHGEVHCLKRFYEIPADQRPATSELIFLSTHEPCSMCLSAITWAGFDNFYYFFSYEDSRDAFAIPHDLKIMEEVFTLEDGEYNKSNAFWDSHSMMAMVAELPEDQKAAYVTRAKAISDEYDRLSSQYQDSKSDNDIPLN